Genomic segment of Tomitella fengzijianii:
GAAGACCATGGCGCCAAGCGTCGAATATATGTACTATAGAACACATGAACGGGGTGGGGTTCGGGGGATCGGCTCGTGCGGCGGCAGGCGGCGCGGGCGTGGTCGATGGGCAGTTGGAGGCGATGCTGCCGGAGTGGTGCCGCGAGCTGATGGTGGCGCATCAACGGGACGAGAATGCGGCCGCGGCACGGCGTCTGCTCGGGGTTCGTGAACTGGTGGACGCGCGCATCGCGATGCTACAGCGCGCCGGCACCGGCAGGGGGCGTGCTCGGCGCGCGGCGCTCTCGGAGGTCGCCGCGGCATCGACATGCACGATGCACATGGCGGAGGTGCACTACGGGATCGCGGAACTTCTGGAACAGCATCTCTCCGCGGTGCGGGATGCGGCGCTCGCCGGCCTGGTCGACTATGCGCACCTCGCCGTGCTGTATCACGCGCTGGCCCAGGTGGATCCGGACGTGATCCGTGCGCTCGACGAGGAGATCGCCGCATCCGCCAGGCTGCTTGCGCCCGGCTCATTCGGCAACGAGGTCGAACGTCTGTTGATGGAGCGTGACCCCCGTATGGCCGAGCGTTTGCATGCGCGCGAGCGCTCACGTCGGCGGGTCACAGTCTCACGCCGCACCAGCGGCATGGCGGACGTGCGGGCGTACCTTGCAGCGGATGAGGCGGTCGTCGTATACGAGGCCATCGATGCGCTGGCCGATTCGGTATGTGCTGCCGACCCGAGGGACCGCGCCGCACGGCGCGCCGATGCGGTGGTGGCAATGGCGCTCGGCGCCGACAAGCTCGAATGCAGGTGCGGGCGGCCCGCGTGCACGAAAGCCTCGTGTGCGGCTTCGGATGCCACGGGGGACGCAGCGCCGGCGGACCCCGAGACGGGCGGCGGCACGGGCGCTCCGGGCGCAGGCTCGGGGGCGCAGCGACGGGTTCACGTGTACGTGCACGTGGACCTCGCCACGCTCGCGCACCTGACGGACACCCCGGGCCACCTCGAAGGGTACGGCCCGATCTGCGCAGAGTATGCGCGCATGCTCGCCGAGAACTCGACGTGGCAGCTGGTGTTCGCCGAGGCCAAGTACCTGGCCGAGCATTGGCTGGCGCAGAACCCGCAGGCCGCATGCGGGGCGGACGGGAACCTGCCGCCGGGCGCCGGCCATGCCCCGACCGGCGACGGGGGAGGGGTCTGTCCCGGGGACGAGTCGGACGATCCCACCGCCGATGAGAAGGTGGCGGGAATGCACGATGGCTCCTACGATCCCGAGCTCGACGATCCCGAGTACATCGCGTTCCTCGAAGCGGCATTTGAGCGTTGGCAGGCGAAGGAGAACCGCCTGCGGCACCAAATCGAGACCGTCCATGAGCGGACGCTCCCGGAAACATCGGGGGCCGCGCTGGGGCTTTCGCGTCCGGCGCCGCCGACCCCGTTGCGGCACGCCCGGATTCCCGCACTGCGGACGGTGCCCATCATCGGCGACGGGAGACTCATCGACACGATCCGTTCCCGGGTCGCGGCATGCCGCGGCATGGGTTCCGGCATCCACCCGGACGGTCACGGCGGATACGACAAACCGCCGCCGGGCGCGCTCTCCTACAAACCGTCGCGGAAGGTCACGCAGGAGGTGCGCACGCGCGACGGGCACTGCCGCCACCCCGGATGCATCGTGCCGGCCGGGCGGTGCGAAATCGACCACGTGGTGCCGTTCGACCACGATGCCCCGGAGCATGGCGGTTGGACGGTGCCGCAGAACCTGCACTGCCTGTGCAAAATGCACCATCAGCTGAAGACCTGGCGGATATGGGACGTCGCCGTGCTTGCGGGTTACGCCGAATGCTGGTCGTGCCACGCGACCGGGCAGTGGCTGATCAGTGTGCCCGGAGGATTCCGCGCCCGGCCTGTGCCTGCTGCCTCCGTGGAAAGGGACGGCACCGTGGAACGGGACGGCACCGTGGAAAGGGACGGCACCGGCCAGGTGCACGGTCCGCGTGCACACCCGGCCATGTCCGCCAGGGACATCGCCTTCGGTGCAGCGGATCCGGAGGCGGACCCGGACGAGGACCTGCCGTTCTGATCCTCAACCCAGGTGCGCGGCCAGGAACTCCCTGGTGCGGATGCCCGCGTCCTCGGCTGCCTCGCGCACGTGCTTGGGCGACGAGGGGTCCGAGGCGAACGCGTGGCCCGCCCCCGGGTATCTCACGATCTGCGTCGGCGCGTTGACCGGCTCGATCGCAGTGCGAAGTCGCTCCACCTGCGCCGGCGGGATGGACCGGTCCTCGTCGCCGTAGAAACCGAGCCAGGGCACGCGCACGCTCGGCGCCGTCTCCAACCCGGATTCGAATCCGGACCATCGGGCTTTCTCGATACCGCTGCCGTAGAACGTGACCGCCGCGTCGACGTCGGCGTGGGCCGCCGCCCACAGGGCGATCGTCCCTCCCATGCAGAATCCGATGATCCCGGCGCGCGGGGCGCCCTCGTGGCGCAGGAACGCGGTGGCGTTGCCGACGTCCATGGTGATGGCGTCGCCGTCCAACGTCGCCATCACCGGCCTGGCCTTGGCGAAATCGTGGTCGTCGATCACCACGTCACCGCTGCGGTGGTAGAGGTGCGGCGCGGCGGCAACGTATCCCACATCGGCGAACACCCGCAGCAGCCATTCGATGTAGGTCGTGACCCCCCACGCCTCCTGTACGACGACGATCCCGGCACGCGGCGCACCGTCGGGGCGCGCGACGGTGAGCGGAGTGCCGCCGTGGTCGACGCGCGCCAGCGGCCGCTGCGGCGTGTCCTGGGGGCCGCGGGGCAGGGGCGGCAGGTCTCCGTTGCTCCCCGTCACGCGCTCACCAACTCCACCAGGGCTGCAACGGCACGTCGGCGCTGCCGTCCGACAACGGCTTGACCGCCAGAACCTGGTGCAACTGGATGACGTTGGTCTCGAATCCCAGACGCGAGCCCGCCATGTAGAGTCCCCAGATCCTGGCAGTGCCCTCGCCGACTTCGCTCACGCAGAAGTCCCAGTTGTCCACGAGGTTGCGGCACCAGTCGCGCAGGGTCAGCGCGTAGTGCTCTCGGATGTCCTCCTCGTGCCGCACGTTGAACCCGGTGTCCTGCATGATCCGGATGATCGTGCCGGAGCCGGTGAGCTCGCCGTCGGGGAAGATGTAGCGGTCGATGAACGCGCCGGCCTTGGCGTTGCCCGCATTGCCGGGTCGGGTGATGCAATGGTTGAGGATCCGGCCGCCCGGCCGCAGCTTGGAGTAGAGGAACTCGAAGTAGTCGGGGTAGTTGTGCACGCCGATGTGCTCGGTGAGCCCGATCGAGGACACGCGGTCGAAACCGCTCTCGGGCACGTCACGGTAATCGCAGTGACGCACCTCGGCGAGATCCTGCAGCCCTTCCTCCGCGATCGCCTTCTGCGCCCACTCGGCCTGGTTCTTCGACAGCGTGGCGCCGATGACCCGGACCCCGCGCCGCGCGGCGTAGCGGACCATGCCGCCCCAGCCGCAGCCGACGTCGAGCAGCCGCATCCCCGGTTCCAGCCCCAGCTTGTCGAACACCAGGCGGTACTTGTCCTCCTGGGCCTGCTCGAGCGAGTCGTCGGCGTGCCGGTAGGTGGCGCAGGTGTAGGTCATCGACGGTCCCAGGACCCGCTCGTAGAAGGCGTTGGACACGTCGTAGTGGTGGCTTATGACCTCGGCGTCGCGCTCCTTCGAATGGCGAAGGCCCTCGGCGATCCGGCGCCAGCGCGGCAAGGTCTCCTGCGGCGGCGGGGTGAGGATGCGCAGCCGGTCGCGGCCCAGCGACCGGATGATGGCGGCGCCGTCCCGCAGCGACGGCCGGTGCATCGAGATCGACTGCAGGCGCTTGAACACCTCGTACGGGTCGCCTGGATGCGCCCCCACGAGGTCCAGGTCGCAGAAAGCGTAGGCGCGGGCCATGCCGAGGTCGCCGGGGGCGGTGGCGACGAAGTTCGCGCCGCGGGGAGTCTTCAGGACGAGCCCGTACGGCGAGTCCGGGTCTCCGGCGGTACTGCCGTCGTAGGCGGTGAAGTGGAGGGGGATGGGGCCGTCGGTGACCTTCTCCAGCATTTCGGCCAGCGTCAGCTGGGGCAGCCCGCCGCCCGTGATGCCGGCGAGCGCGCCGGACGAGAACGCGTTGTTCATGGGGGCTCCCTTGAACGAGATCACTTTTGCTTTACCGCCTTTGCGTACAGATCGAGTAGACGCGAATCCGGGTCGTACCGCGACTTGAGGCCGGTGTAGCCGGTGCCGCCGTACATGCCGTCGAACTCGTCCTGCTCGTAGAACGACTCCGAGTAGAGCGACTTGTGCCCGCCCAGCTCGGCCACCTTGCGTTCGATGCGCCGGTTCATCGCGCCCACAGGCTCGCCGGGAACGATGGGTACGGACGACCAGAAGCCGATGTTGACGTAGGTGCGCCCGGCCTCGAGGGGGTACAGGGTCCAGGGCTGCCCGGGGTCTGTGTCGCTGCGGCGCCCGTCGTCCGCCGGAACGCTGCGCAGCGCCAGCGGGCACAACCACACGGGTTCGATCCCGGTCTCGGGGAGGAACCACCGGGTGAACTCGGCGGTGCGTTCGAGGGGCACCTCGATGTCCTGCACCACGCGCTCGCGCGGGGGCAGGCCTTTGCGCTTCTCGAGCCGGTCGCCGATGTCGTACTTCTGGTCGAGCCCGATCAGCTTCCAGTAGATGCTGCTGCGCAGGTACTTGCGCGGCCAGAACCGGCGGATCCGCGGGTTCTGCGTGCCGAACGCCCGCGAGCACCAGAACCAGTCGGTGTCCCACCGCCAAAGATAGTCGCGGATTGTGAGCAGGTCGGTCTTCGGCGACGCCTCGAGCGCGTGCTGGATGGACCGGTAGTAGATGTCCATCCCGGTGTAGTCGGAGGTGCGTTCGCCGCGGCGGAGGTCGGATGCGTCGGTCTGCATTCCCAGGACCAGGTATGACTCGTCGGGCGTGAAGACGACCCCGTCGAGATAGTCGACCGTCACTGTCGCGCCGTCGGGGCCGGCCCAGGTGCCGGAGTCGGCGATCCGGCCCATTGCCTGCTGCAGCGCGTCGAGGTCGGTGAATCGCACGTGGTGCAGCCGGACGTACGGCTTGACGGCCTCGAGCTCGATGCGCAGGCGCGTGGCGTACCCGAGGGTGCCGTACGAGTTGGGGAACCCGCGGAAGAGGTCGGCCGTCCCGCCTTCCGGTCGTGCGGTGACGATCTCGCCGGTGGGGGTGAGCACGTCCATCTCGAGCACGGACTCGTGCGGAAGGCCGTTGCGGAACGAGGTGGACTCGATTCCCAGTCCGGTGACCGCGCCGCCGAGGGTGATCGTCTTGAGCTGTGGGACCACCATCGGTGCGAGCCCGTAGGGCAGCGTCGCGTCCACCAGGTCCTCGTAGGTGCACATGCCCTGCACGTCGGCCGTCCACGCGGAGGGATCGACGGAGATGACCCCGCCGAGGCCCGTCACGTCCAGGCCGGGTGCGCCCGTGGCGCTGCGCGCGCGGAACAGGTTCGAGGTCTTCTTGGCCAGCCGCACCGGCGCGTCCGCGGGGATAGCGTGGAAACTGGCGAGCAGCCGCTCCACGCCGGCCTGATGTGCGACGGTCCCCACAAGGCGGGCTGGCGGGGGCACGGGCCCGCGCGGCGGTCTACGCAGAACCGGGGTGGCATTCACGTGGCGCTCGAACCTTTCGTCAACTCGGACTCTACTGGTGCACCGCGCGCGAGGGCGGGCATTGGTCCCGCGGTGAGGAACGCTGTGCTCCCGCGGTGAGGAACGCTACGACTCCGTCCGCGGTGCCGCGCGCGCACCCCCGCTCACCGGCCGGGCGTTGCGCACCCGGTGCGGCGGCTACGCTGGTGACCGAGTTTCCCGACGAGAGGACCGCGCCGATGCAACCCGGAGACCCGACGCAGCCCGGCGGTATGCCGGATATGCAGCAGCTGATGGCGCAGGCCCAGCAGATGCAGCAGCAGATGGTCCACGCCCAGCAGGAGCTGGCGAACCGTCAGGTCGACGGCCAGGCCGGGGGCGGACTCGTCAAGGCGACGGTCACCGGCACCGGCGAGCTGACGTCGATCGTCATCGACCCGTCCGTCATCGACCCCTCCGACGCCGAGACGCTGCAGGACCTCGTCGTGGGTGCCGTGCACGATGCCTCGGCGAACGCGCAGCGGACCGCCGCAGAGCTCATGGGTCCGCTCGCGGGGCCGCTGGGCGACATCGGCCTGCCCGGCTTCTAGCGACAGCGGGTCGCTGCATGTACGAGGGTCCTGTTCAGGATCTCATCGACGAGCTGGGCAAGCTCCCCGGCATCGGGCCCAAGAGCGCCCAGCGGATCGCCTTCCACATGCTCACGGTGGAACCGTCGGACATCGACCGGCTCCTGGCGTCGCTGCAGAAGGTGCGTGAGGGTGTCCGGTACTGCGTCGAGTGCGGCACTGTCGCGGACGGCGAGCGCTGCCGCATCTGCCAGGACCCCCGCCGCGACCGCACCCGGATCTGCGTCGTCGAGGAGCCCAAGGACGTGCCCGCCATCGAGCGGACCAGAGAGTTCAAGGGGCTCTACCACGTCCTCGGCGGCGCGCTGAACCCGCTCGACGGCATCGGGCCCGACCAGCTGCGGGTGCGCGAGCTGCTGCAACGGCTCGGCGGTGCTGCGCCGGGGCCGGACGGCGGGACGGTGGAGGTGGCCGAGGTGATCATCGCGACCGACCCCAACACGGAGGGCGAGGCCACCGCCACCTACCTGGTCCGCATGCTCCGCGACTTCCCCGGGCTGTCCGTCAGCCGCCTGGCGTCCGGGCTGCCCATGGGCTCCGACCTCGAATACGCGGACGAGATGACGCTGGGTCGCGCGCTCACCGGGCGCCGGGTGCTGTAGGGGCGGCGGCGTGAGCCTCGAGGTCCGGGCCGTCGACGGCCCGTCGGGCTCCGGCAAGACCGTCTTCGCCGACGCGTTGGCGGCGCGGTTGCGCGGTGCCGGGCGCGACGTGGCGCTGGTGCGGGCGGACGACTTCGCGACGTGGGACGCCCCGGCGTCATGGTGGCCGCGGCTGGAATCCGGGGTGCTTCGGCCGTTGGCGCAGGGCCTGCCCGGCCGGTACCGGCGCGTGGAGTGGCGCCGGCAGTCGGATCGCGCGGAGGCCGTGCCGGTGCCGGGGCGGTGGGTGGACGTGCCGGTGCCGGAGATCCTGATCCTCGAGGGCGTCACCACGGCACGACGTTCGATCGCGGACCGGCTTACCCGGGCGTACTGGGTGCAGTGGGGGGACGAGGCGGCGCGGCTGGAGCGGGCCGTCGCCCGCGATGGCGGGGACTGCCGCGAACACCTCGAGCGGTGGCAGAGGTTCGAGCGCGGCTGGTTCGCGGTGGACGGCACGCGATCGCGGTGCGAGCCGGCGTGAGGCCCTGCCCGCGGCCCCTACCGTGAAGCGAGCCGCTCGGTGCGCAACTGTTCGACATCCGGCATCTCGAGCGGCGCCAGGTCTCCGGGGGCGACGCCGAGCGCGCGGGCGATGAGCAGGTCCGCCAGCTCCGGGTTGCGCGCGAGCACGGGGCCGTGCATGTAGGTGGCCACGAGCGACCCCTGGACGGCGCCCTCGAACAGCGTCTCGTCGGCGGCCGGGCCCTCCGGGTCCGAGGCGCGCTTGTTCCCGGTACCGCGCACCACCCGGCCGAGCGGGCGCGCCGCCGGCCCCAGCGTGGTGTTGCCGCCGTGGTTCTCGAACCCGGTGAGCGTCGCGGTGAGCCCGTCGACGAGGGGGGATGCGGCCACCTCGCCGATGATGCGCCCGGGTGCGTGGCGGGGCGTCACCAGCCCGCGGGCGACGAGGGCGCGGGACACGCGGCCGCCGGCCTCCGGCCGCCCGGGCTCGGTCGTCGCGTCCAGCAGGCCCAGGCCGTCGACCCGGCGCAGCGCGCCGCCGGGGCCGTCGGACGCGGTGAACCATTCGCCCATCACCTGCAGCCCGGCGCACACCGCCAGGACCGGCGCGCCGCGGTGCGCCGCGTTCTGCAGCCCGGGATGCGCGGTCATGTGGCGGGCGGCCAGCCGCTGCGCCGCGTCCTCCCCGCCGCCGAGTGCGTAGATGTCGAGGGAGTCGGGGACGGGTTCGCCGAACCCGGTGGCGACGATCTCGGCACGGTATCCGCGCATGCGCAGACGCTCACGCAGCACCACCGCGTTGCCGCCGTCGCCGTAGGTGCCGAGCACATCCGGCAGGATCAGCCCGATCCGGACGGTCGAATCGCCTGCTGTCGTGTCGCCGCTCATCGCGCCGCCCCCTCCGGGCTCGTGTCCGTCCGGCTCGTGTCCCC
This window contains:
- a CDS encoding HNH endonuclease signature motif containing protein; this translates as MNGVGFGGSARAAAGGAGVVDGQLEAMLPEWCRELMVAHQRDENAAAARRLLGVRELVDARIAMLQRAGTGRGRARRAALSEVAAASTCTMHMAEVHYGIAELLEQHLSAVRDAALAGLVDYAHLAVLYHALAQVDPDVIRALDEEIAASARLLAPGSFGNEVERLLMERDPRMAERLHARERSRRRVTVSRRTSGMADVRAYLAADEAVVVYEAIDALADSVCAADPRDRAARRADAVVAMALGADKLECRCGRPACTKASCAASDATGDAAPADPETGGGTGAPGAGSGAQRRVHVYVHVDLATLAHLTDTPGHLEGYGPICAEYARMLAENSTWQLVFAEAKYLAEHWLAQNPQAACGADGNLPPGAGHAPTGDGGGVCPGDESDDPTADEKVAGMHDGSYDPELDDPEYIAFLEAAFERWQAKENRLRHQIETVHERTLPETSGAALGLSRPAPPTPLRHARIPALRTVPIIGDGRLIDTIRSRVAACRGMGSGIHPDGHGGYDKPPPGALSYKPSRKVTQEVRTRDGHCRHPGCIVPAGRCEIDHVVPFDHDAPEHGGWTVPQNLHCLCKMHHQLKTWRIWDVAVLAGYAECWSCHATGQWLISVPGGFRARPVPAASVERDGTVERDGTVERDGTGQVHGPRAHPAMSARDIAFGAADPEADPDEDLPF
- a CDS encoding dienelactone hydrolase family protein, giving the protein MTGSNGDLPPLPRGPQDTPQRPLARVDHGGTPLTVARPDGAPRAGIVVVQEAWGVTTYIEWLLRVFADVGYVAAAPHLYHRSGDVVIDDHDFAKARPVMATLDGDAITMDVGNATAFLRHEGAPRAGIIGFCMGGTIALWAAAHADVDAAVTFYGSGIEKARWSGFESGLETAPSVRVPWLGFYGDEDRSIPPAQVERLRTAIEPVNAPTQIVRYPGAGHAFASDPSSPKHVREAAEDAGIRTREFLAAHLG
- a CDS encoding class I SAM-dependent methyltransferase; the protein is MNNAFSSGALAGITGGGLPQLTLAEMLEKVTDGPIPLHFTAYDGSTAGDPDSPYGLVLKTPRGANFVATAPGDLGMARAYAFCDLDLVGAHPGDPYEVFKRLQSISMHRPSLRDGAAIIRSLGRDRLRILTPPPQETLPRWRRIAEGLRHSKERDAEVISHHYDVSNAFYERVLGPSMTYTCATYRHADDSLEQAQEDKYRLVFDKLGLEPGMRLLDVGCGWGGMVRYAARRGVRVIGATLSKNQAEWAQKAIAEEGLQDLAEVRHCDYRDVPESGFDRVSSIGLTEHIGVHNYPDYFEFLYSKLRPGGRILNHCITRPGNAGNAKAGAFIDRYIFPDGELTGSGTIIRIMQDTGFNVRHEEDIREHYALTLRDWCRNLVDNWDFCVSEVGEGTARIWGLYMAGSRLGFETNVIQLHQVLAVKPLSDGSADVPLQPWWSW
- a CDS encoding FAD-binding oxidoreductase; this translates as MPPPARLVGTVAHQAGVERLLASFHAIPADAPVRLAKKTSNLFRARSATGAPGLDVTGLGGVISVDPSAWTADVQGMCTYEDLVDATLPYGLAPMVVPQLKTITLGGAVTGLGIESTSFRNGLPHESVLEMDVLTPTGEIVTARPEGGTADLFRGFPNSYGTLGYATRLRIELEAVKPYVRLHHVRFTDLDALQQAMGRIADSGTWAGPDGATVTVDYLDGVVFTPDESYLVLGMQTDASDLRRGERTSDYTGMDIYYRSIQHALEASPKTDLLTIRDYLWRWDTDWFWCSRAFGTQNPRIRRFWPRKYLRSSIYWKLIGLDQKYDIGDRLEKRKGLPPRERVVQDIEVPLERTAEFTRWFLPETGIEPVWLCPLALRSVPADDGRRSDTDPGQPWTLYPLEAGRTYVNIGFWSSVPIVPGEPVGAMNRRIERKVAELGGHKSLYSESFYEQDEFDGMYGGTGYTGLKSRYDPDSRLLDLYAKAVKQK
- a CDS encoding YbaB/EbfC family nucleoid-associated protein — its product is MQPGDPTQPGGMPDMQQLMAQAQQMQQQMVHAQQELANRQVDGQAGGGLVKATVTGTGELTSIVIDPSVIDPSDAETLQDLVVGAVHDASANAQRTAAELMGPLAGPLGDIGLPGF
- the recR gene encoding recombination mediator RecR, whose product is MYEGPVQDLIDELGKLPGIGPKSAQRIAFHMLTVEPSDIDRLLASLQKVREGVRYCVECGTVADGERCRICQDPRRDRTRICVVEEPKDVPAIERTREFKGLYHVLGGALNPLDGIGPDQLRVRELLQRLGGAAPGPDGGTVEVAEVIIATDPNTEGEATATYLVRMLRDFPGLSVSRLASGLPMGSDLEYADEMTLGRALTGRRVL
- a CDS encoding uridine kinase family protein produces the protein MSLEVRAVDGPSGSGKTVFADALAARLRGAGRDVALVRADDFATWDAPASWWPRLESGVLRPLAQGLPGRYRRVEWRRQSDRAEAVPVPGRWVDVPVPEILILEGVTTARRSIADRLTRAYWVQWGDEAARLERAVARDGGDCREHLERWQRFERGWFAVDGTRSRCEPA
- a CDS encoding type 1 glutamine amidotransferase; translated protein: MSGDTTAGDSTVRIGLILPDVLGTYGDGGNAVVLRERLRMRGYRAEIVATGFGEPVPDSLDIYALGGGEDAAQRLAARHMTAHPGLQNAAHRGAPVLAVCAGLQVMGEWFTASDGPGGALRRVDGLGLLDATTEPGRPEAGGRVSRALVARGLVTPRHAPGRIIGEVAASPLVDGLTATLTGFENHGGNTTLGPAARPLGRVVRGTGNKRASDPEGPAADETLFEGAVQGSLVATYMHGPVLARNPELADLLIARALGVAPGDLAPLEMPDVEQLRTERLASR